One Colius striatus isolate bColStr4 chromosome 7, bColStr4.1.hap1, whole genome shotgun sequence DNA segment encodes these proteins:
- the ADM gene encoding pro-adrenomedullin — MKLFHVALLCLGSVTFFEVDATRADVATAFKRKWTKWALSRTKRDVKPASALRGLGAAADMQLLIRTQDVKEDPRVSHSSGREDAHIRVKRYRQSINSFPHFQAIRMGCRFGTCTVQTLAHQIYQLTDKDKDDAAPASKISPQGYGRRRRSLPEHRSPARSPRPGRRPRTRRAQSLTPVLGV, encoded by the exons ATGAAACTATTTCACGTAGCCCTACTCTGTCTCGGCTCTGTGACCTTCTTCGAGGTGGATGCTACAAGGGCGGACGTAGCGACAGCGTTCAAAAGAAA ATGGACGAAATGGGCACTGAGCCGAACCAAGCGGGATGTGAAGCCCGCGAGCGCGCTCCGAGGACTGGGGGCAGCCGCCGACATGCAGCTGCTCATACGGACCCAGGACGTGAAGGAGGATCCCCGAGTCTCGCATTCTAG CGGCCGGGAGGATGCTCACATCCGCGTCAAGCGCTACCGCCAGAGCATTAACAGCTTCCCCCACTTCCAAGCCATCCGCATGGGATGCCGGTTCGGGACGTGCACGGTGCAGACGCTGGCCCACCAGATCTACCAGCTGACCGACAAGGATAAGGACGACGCCGCCCCCGCCAGCAAGATCAGCCCCCAGGGCTACGGCCGCAGGCGGCGCTCCCTGCCCGAGCACCGCAGCCCGGCGCGCTctccccggcccggccgccggcCCCGGACGCGGCGGGCGCAGTCCCTCACCCCCGTCCTCGGGGTCTGA